A single window of Marinobacter sp. LA51 DNA harbors:
- a CDS encoding Hcp family type VI secretion system effector: MPTPCYISIEGQTQGNITAGAFTSDSVGNIYVEGHEDEVLVQEFSHVVTVPTDPQSGQPSGQRVHKPFKFTSALNKATPLMYNALASGEMLPKVELKWYRTSVEGKQEHFFSTILEDATIIDIQCNMPHCQDAASADFTQLVTTSLSYRKVTWEHAVAGTSGADDWRSPFEA; encoded by the coding sequence ATGCCAACTCCTTGTTATATCAGTATCGAAGGCCAGACACAGGGCAACATCACCGCCGGCGCATTCACCTCCGACTCGGTCGGTAACATCTACGTGGAAGGTCACGAAGACGAAGTGCTGGTGCAGGAATTCAGCCATGTGGTCACAGTCCCGACCGACCCCCAGTCCGGCCAACCTTCCGGCCAGCGCGTGCACAAGCCGTTCAAGTTCACCTCTGCCCTGAACAAGGCCACACCGCTGATGTACAACGCCCTGGCCTCCGGCGAAATGCTGCCCAAAGTGGAGCTGAAGTGGTACCGCACCTCGGTTGAGGGCAAGCAGGAGCACTTCTTCTCGACCATCCTTGAAGACGCCACCATCATCGACATCCAGTGCAACATGCCTCACTGCCAGGATGCCGCCAGCGCGGACTTCACCCAGCTGGTCACCACCTCCCTGTCGTACCGCAAGGTCACCTGGGAGCACGCCGTTGCCGGCACCTCCGGCGCTGACGACTGGCGCTCGCCGTTCGAGGCCTGA
- a CDS encoding bifunctional protein-serine/threonine kinase/phosphatase — translation MPPPVLSPDGGKPVSAQLEITVGQYSDRGLKTSNQDFHGLLIPDPLQRATKGIAVAIADGISSSNVSQVASESAVAGFLSDYFSTPETWSVKKSVQRVLLATNAWLHAQTRRSQFRYDLDRGYICTLSVLVLKSTTAHVFNVGDSRIYRVHNRALEQLTTDHRLWLSRTESCLTRAMGMDHQLDIDYQQAPLQVGDVFLLATDGVYEYLTEADILERLNRHPDNLTAAAKALAAAALAAGSADNLTVQIIRIDNLPKSQQAGELSRELSQLPFAPELAPGRTFDGYRIQRQLHASGRSHVFQAVDEATQAPVVIKIPSTDLRDDPEYLEQFATEEWIARRISNPHVVRPFAPDRPRSWVYLVTEFVEGRTLKQWMLDHPAPALETVRNLVEQIGRGLRAFHRLEMVHQDLKPENILVDAAGTVTLIDFGATRVAGLQEMTDTDTAPYSCAPRGAALYSAPETMLGEAGSWLADQFSLGVITYQMLTGRLPFGAEVPKIRSRSQQRRLTYQSVRPYREDVPVWVDDALARALHPEPHRRYPALSEFLHDLRQPGADWQSRHRPPLMERHPVAFWQSLSALLLLALLATLAFE, via the coding sequence ATGCCCCCGCCGGTGTTGTCACCGGACGGGGGCAAACCCGTTTCAGCACAACTGGAAATCACAGTGGGTCAGTACTCGGATCGCGGACTGAAAACCAGCAATCAGGATTTTCACGGTCTGCTGATTCCCGATCCGCTGCAGCGGGCAACCAAGGGCATTGCGGTGGCCATAGCCGATGGCATCAGTTCCAGCAATGTCAGCCAGGTGGCGAGTGAGTCGGCGGTGGCCGGCTTTCTCAGTGACTACTTCTCCACGCCAGAAACCTGGTCGGTCAAGAAGTCGGTCCAGCGCGTACTGCTGGCCACCAACGCCTGGCTCCACGCCCAGACCCGCCGCAGCCAGTTCCGGTATGACCTCGACCGGGGTTACATCTGCACCCTGAGTGTCCTGGTGCTGAAATCCACCACCGCGCACGTGTTCAACGTGGGCGACTCCCGGATTTACAGGGTTCACAATCGGGCCCTGGAGCAACTGACCACGGATCATCGCCTCTGGCTGTCCCGAACCGAAAGCTGCCTGACCCGCGCCATGGGCATGGATCATCAGCTGGACATCGACTACCAGCAGGCTCCGCTGCAGGTCGGCGATGTGTTCCTGCTGGCCACCGACGGGGTTTATGAATACCTGACCGAAGCGGACATCCTGGAACGGCTGAACCGACACCCGGATAACCTGACAGCGGCCGCCAAAGCCCTGGCCGCAGCGGCACTGGCGGCCGGCAGTGCCGACAACCTGACGGTGCAGATCATCCGCATCGATAACCTACCGAAGTCCCAACAGGCGGGGGAGCTGAGCCGCGAACTGAGCCAGCTGCCGTTCGCCCCGGAACTGGCCCCGGGGCGAACCTTCGACGGCTACCGTATTCAGCGCCAGCTCCACGCCAGTGGCCGCAGCCACGTGTTCCAGGCGGTGGACGAGGCAACGCAGGCACCGGTGGTGATCAAAATCCCATCCACGGATCTTCGTGACGACCCGGAGTATCTGGAACAGTTCGCCACCGAGGAGTGGATTGCCCGTCGCATCTCAAACCCGCACGTAGTACGGCCTTTCGCCCCGGACAGACCCCGCAGCTGGGTCTATCTGGTGACCGAATTCGTGGAAGGCCGAACCCTGAAACAGTGGATGCTGGATCACCCGGCGCCTGCCCTGGAGACGGTTCGCAATCTGGTGGAACAGATCGGGCGGGGCCTACGTGCCTTTCACCGACTGGAGATGGTGCATCAGGACCTGAAACCCGAAAACATCCTGGTGGACGCTGCTGGCACCGTCACTCTGATCGATTTTGGCGCCACCCGGGTCGCCGGCCTGCAGGAAATGACCGACACCGATACCGCACCCTATTCATGCGCCCCCCGCGGCGCGGCCCTGTACAGTGCACCAGAAACCATGCTGGGTGAAGCAGGCAGCTGGCTCGCCGACCAGTTCTCCCTGGGCGTCATCACCTATCAGATGTTGACTGGCCGACTGCCTTTCGGTGCAGAAGTGCCAAAAATACGCAGCCGCAGCCAGCAACGCCGACTCACCTATCAATCGGTCCGGCCGTACCGGGAAGATGTCCCGGTGTGGGTGGATGACGCCCTGGCGAGGGCACTCCATCCCGAACCGCACCGCCGCTATCCGGCACTGTCGGAATTTCTGCACGACCTCCGCCAACCCGGCGCCGACTGGCAAAGCCGGCACCGGCCACCCTTGATGGAGCGACACCCCGTCGCCTTTTGGCAAAGCCTTTCAGCGCTGCTTCTGCTAGCTCTGCTGGCCACCCTGGCGTTCGAATGA
- a CDS encoding formate/nitrite transporter family protein, which produces MSYILPSEFATKMVDAGESKIFMSTRDTLIRAFMAGAILALAAAFAITVAVQTGVFLIGAILFPIGFCMLYLMGFDLLTGVFMLTPLALLDKRPGVTPKAILRNWGWVFLGNLGGALTVAFMMAFIFTYGFNTDPGAVGAKIASVGEDRTLGYAEFGAAGWATIFIRGMLCNWMVSMGVVGAMISTNVSGKVLAMWMPIMLFFFMGFEHSIVNMFLFPSAMIMGGEFSVMDYLWWNEIPTVLGNLVGGLAFTGLTLYSTHVRTAPKRPAPAAFDDSALANRA; this is translated from the coding sequence ATGTCTTATATCTTACCTTCCGAGTTCGCGACCAAGATGGTGGACGCGGGTGAATCCAAGATTTTCATGTCCACCCGTGACACCCTGATCCGTGCCTTCATGGCCGGTGCAATCCTGGCCCTGGCGGCGGCGTTTGCCATTACCGTTGCGGTTCAGACCGGGGTATTCCTGATTGGCGCCATCCTGTTCCCGATCGGGTTCTGCATGCTGTACCTGATGGGCTTTGACCTGCTCACCGGCGTGTTCATGCTGACCCCACTGGCACTACTGGATAAGCGCCCGGGGGTTACCCCCAAGGCCATTCTGCGCAACTGGGGCTGGGTGTTCCTGGGTAACCTGGGCGGCGCCCTGACCGTTGCCTTCATGATGGCGTTCATCTTCACCTACGGTTTCAACACCGACCCGGGCGCCGTCGGCGCCAAGATCGCCAGCGTGGGCGAAGACCGCACCCTGGGTTACGCCGAGTTCGGTGCTGCCGGCTGGGCCACCATCTTCATCCGCGGCATGCTGTGCAACTGGATGGTTTCCATGGGCGTGGTTGGCGCGATGATATCCACCAACGTCAGCGGCAAGGTGCTGGCCATGTGGATGCCAATCATGCTGTTCTTCTTCATGGGCTTCGAGCATTCCATCGTGAACATGTTCCTGTTCCCGTCCGCCATGATCATGGGCGGTGAATTCTCGGTCATGGATTACCTGTGGTGGAACGAGATCCCAACCGTTCTGGGTAACCTGGTGGGTGGTCTGGCCTTCACCGGACTCACGCTCTACAGCACCCATGTGCGCACCGCGCCCAAGCGCCCGGCGCCTGCGGCCTTTGACGATTCCGCTTTGGCCAACCGTGCCTGA